GCCGGTCGGGATCTCGACCGGCCACATCGGCCGCAGCTTGTAGGCGGCGAGGTCGGGACGCGTCTCATAGAGCTTGGTCAGCGTCTTCGCCTTGCGGTCGTAGATATAGGTGGTGGCAGGCTTTTCCGCCGCGCTCGCCGCGACGATCAGCTTGCTCGCATCGTCGGTCGCCGAGGTGATCGCGACCTCGCCCGGCAGCTTCGCCTCGAGGAAATCGAGATCGGCCTTGGCCGCGGCGTTGAGCGGGGTCCACTCGTTCTTGAGATAGTTCACCGAATAGGCGATCGGCTCATAGCTATCGGGGTCGGTGAGCAGGCCCTGGATGTCGGCCTTGTCGCTCGCCGCGATCACCTCGGTCTTGAGGCTCGCCGCGTCCATCTTGACCAAAGCCGCCTTGTCGCGGCCGCGGCTGTCGACCCAGTAGAGCGTCGTGCCGTCCTTGTTGAAGCCGATCGGGTTGGTGGTGAAGAAATCCTCGTTCGCCACCGTCAGCACCTCGGCCCATTTGCCGTCGGCGCCGAGCCGGAAATATTTGCTGCCGCCGCCCGGCACCTGCTGAAAGGCGAAGCGGGGTTTGAGCTGATTGTCGGTGACGAAGCCGCCATAGCCGGGATTCTGCATCACCAGCTTCTTCGCACCGGTCTTGTAGTCGACCTCGTAGAGATCGAAGAATTGCGGGTTGCGGTCGTTGAGGCCGATCAGCACCACGTCGGGGCGCAGCTTGCTTACCCCCTGGATCTGCGCGCGCACCTTCTCCTTGGCCTCGGTCAACGCGACGTCGGCGCCGGTCGCGATCGCCACCGAATGGACGCGAAAATTCTCGTTCCCGCCCGAATCCTGGAGATAGATGATGTGCGCGCCGTCGGGCGCCCAGAAATAGCTCTGCAGCCCGCGCTTGGTCTCCTTGGTCACCGCCTTGGCCGCCCCCAGGTCGGCGATCGGCGCGACCCACACGTTCATCACGCCGTTCACCGGCGCGAGCCAGCTGACATGCTTGCCGTCGGGGCTGATCTGCCCGCCCGCGCGGCTGGGATTGCCGAAGATCTTGTCGCGCGGGATCAGCGTGTCCGCGCTGGCCTGGGGCGGCGTCGCGACGGCGGCCCCCGCGCTCAGCAGCACCGTGCCCGACAGCAGGGCAATGGCAAGTCGTTTCATGGATCATCCCTCCGTTGAATGCGAGCAGCCTAACCCCGCAACTGTATTATTTCAACAACACACTTGTTCAACGCACCGGCACGAAATCGAGGTGGTGGAAGTCATAGCTGAAATCGGCGAGCGGCGAGAGCGCCTTCATCCTGACGCCGGTGACCTTGCCGCCGGCGACCGCGAAGGTCACCACCGCGTC
This is a stretch of genomic DNA from Sphingomonas sp. BT-65. It encodes these proteins:
- a CDS encoding S9 family peptidase, with amino-acid sequence MKRLAIALLSGTVLLSAGAAVATPPQASADTLIPRDKIFGNPSRAGGQISPDGKHVSWLAPVNGVMNVWVAPIADLGAAKAVTKETKRGLQSYFWAPDGAHIIYLQDSGGNENFRVHSVAIATGADVALTEAKEKVRAQIQGVSKLRPDVVLIGLNDRNPQFFDLYEVDYKTGAKKLVMQNPGYGGFVTDNQLKPRFAFQQVPGGGSKYFRLGADGKWAEVLTVANEDFFTTNPIGFNKDGTTLYWVDSRGRDKAALVKMDAASLKTEVIAASDKADIQGLLTDPDSYEPIAYSVNYLKNEWTPLNAAAKADLDFLEAKLPGEVAITSATDDASKLIVAASAAEKPATTYIYDRKAKTLTKLYETRPDLAAYKLRPMWPVEIPTGDGKTLVSYLTLPADADANNDGKPDKPVPLVLNVHGGPWARDGYGYNSAHQWFANRGYAVLSVNFRGSTGFGKGFVNAAIGEWSGKMHQDLIDAVDWAIKGGVTTRDKVAIFGGSYGGYATLVGLTFTPDRFACGVDIVGPSNLKTLMESFPPYWRPILEGTFYKHIGDPSKPDDLKRMMAQSPISRVDAINKPLLIGQGGNDPRVVKAESDQIVAAMKAKKLPVTYINYPDEGHGFVRPENRLSFFGITEGFLAKCLGGRAQPIGGDFAGSSLQVLEGAAYVPGLAEAAPKVAASAPAAK